One genomic segment of Musa acuminata AAA Group cultivar baxijiao chromosome BXJ3-3, Cavendish_Baxijiao_AAA, whole genome shotgun sequence includes these proteins:
- the LOC135632797 gene encoding type IV inositol polyphosphate 5-phosphatase 7-like, giving the protein MKDGTSKKSKLSWSKSLVRWFNIKNKADDFHSDYVSRGGDEEWRVSITGTEAYSVKQSKTERLSRKKSDQVRRGKIDLVAAEVTETQHYRIFVATWNVGGNSPKGSLNLDDWLQASPAADIYVLGFQEVVPLNAGNVLGAEDNAPARKWVALIRKTLDGLPGNGSSSSYQTPSPVPNPIMELDDDFEGATTSRHQHLLHRRSFQSLSRSLRIDGDVLAPQPRLDRRHSICERVIFANRPSDYDPSYRWGGSDDDDDNISGDYSPSMAAHYSPMSYGHAASSSMEGRDRPGHPRYCLVASKQMVGIFLTVWVRGDIRESIRNLKVSCVGRGLMGYLGNKGSISISMCLHQTSFCFICSHLTSGQKDGDELRRNSDVMEILRKTRFPSVHGDRSPETILQHDRIIWLGDLNYRVALSYRAAKVLVEMRNWKALLEKDQLRIERRCGRVFRGWNEGRIYFPPTYKYSNNSDRYAGDDMNLKEKRRTPAWCDRILWYGRGLNQLSYVRGESRFSDHRPVSSIFTAEVESINHRRIQNMDCAGSQVDIEELLPFSNGYTDLSFF; this is encoded by the exons ATGAAAGATGGGACTTCGAAGAAAAGCAAG CTCTCATGGTCCAAGTCCCTTGTAAGATGGTTCAACATCAAGAACAAAGCTGACGACTTCCATTCAGATTATGTCAGTAGAG GAGGCGATGAGGAATGGCGGGTCAGCATCACAGGGACAGAAGCTTACTCTGTCAAGCAAAGCAAAACAG AGAGATTGTCCAGGAAGAAGTCCGATCAAGTTCGACGAGGAAAGATCGATCTTGTTGCAGCTGAAGTCACCGAAACCCAGCACTACAG GATCTTCGTTGCAACATGGAATGTAGGTGGGAACTCCCCAAAAGGTAGTCTGAATCTTGATGATTGGCTCCAAGCCTCACCTGCTGCAGACATATACGTCCTGGG ATTTCAGGAAGTTGTTCCTCTCAATGCGGGAAATGTTTTGGGGGCAGAAGACAATGCTCCTGCAAGGAAATGGGTTGCTCTCATTAGGAAGACCCTCGACGGTCTTCCCGGcaatggcagcagcagcagctaccaGACACCCTCCCCTGTCCCAAACCCAATCATGGAGTTGGACGACGACTTCGAAGGCGCGACGACGTCGAGACACCAGCATTTGCTCCACCGCCGCTCGTTCCAGTCCTTGAGCCGTAGTTTGAGGATCGACGGGGACGTCTTGGCCCCGCAGCCCCGGTTAGATCGCCGGCACAGCATCTGCGAGCGTGTCATTTTCGCAAACAGGCCAAGTGATTACGACCCCAGCTATCGATGGGGTGgctccgacgacgacgacgacaacatCAGTGGAGATTACTCCCCTAGCATGGCAGCACACTACTCGCCCATGTCGTATGGCCACGCAGCTTCCTCATCCATGGAGGGGCGAGATAGACCAGGACATCCAAG GTATTGTTTGGTGGCAAGCAAGCAGATGGTGGGGATATTTCTCACTGTATGGGTGAGAGGAGATATAAGAGAGAGCATAAGGAACCTAAAGGTCTCCTGTGTTGGTAGAGGTTTGATGGGTTATCTTGGGAACAAG GGTTCGATTTCGATTAGCATGTGTTTGCACCAAACAAGCTTCTGCTTCATCTGCAGCCATTTGACTTCTGGGCAGAAGGATGGAGATGAGCTGCGGAGGAACTCTGATGTGATGGAGATCCTGAGAAAGACCAGGTTCCCTTCGGTTCATGGTGACAGGTCACCTGAGACCATCCTTCAGCATGA TCGAATAATTTGGCTTGGAGATCTAAATTACCGCGTTGCTCTTTCGTATCGCGCGGCCAAGGTACTTGTCGAAATGCGTAACTGGAAAGCACTGCTGGAAAAAGACCAG CTTCGGATAGAAAGGAGGTGTGGCCGCGTCTTCCGGGGATGGAACGAAGGAAGAATATACTTCCCTCCCACATACAAGTATTCAAACAACTCGGACCGCTACGCTGGAGATGACATGAACCTCAAAGAGAAGCGTCGAACGCCTGCATG GTGCGATCGCATCTTATGGTATGGAAGAGGCCTCAACCAGCTCTCCTACGTTCGTGGCGAGTCCAGGTTCTCTGATCATAGACCTGTTTCTAGCATTTTTACAGCAGAAGTCGAGTCGATTAATCACCGCCGAATACAGAACATGGATTGCGCTGGCTCTCAAGTAGACATCGAAGAGCTTTTGCCCTTCTCAAATGGTTACACAGATCTCAGTTTCTTTTAA